In one window of Sciurus carolinensis chromosome X, mSciCar1.2, whole genome shotgun sequence DNA:
- the Xkrx gene encoding XK-related protein 2 isoform X1, whose translation MDRVYEIPEEPNVDPVSSLEEDVIRGANPRFTFPFGILFSTFLYCGEAASTLYMVRIYRKNNETFWMTYTFSFFMFSSIMVQLTLIFVHRDLAKDKPLSLFMHLILLGPVIRCLEAMIKYLTLWKKEGQEEPYVSLTRKKMLIDGQEVLIEWEVGHSIRTLAMHRNAYKRMSQIQAFLGSVPQLTYQLYVTLISAEVPLGRAVLMVFSLMSVTYGATLCNMLAIQIKYDDYKIRLGPVEVLCITIWRTLEITSRLMILVLFSATLKLKAVPFLVLNFLVILFEPWVKFWRSGAQMPNNIEKNFSRVGTLVVLISVTILYAGINFSCWSALQLRLADRDLVDKGQNWGHMGLHYSVRLVENVIMVLVFKFFGVKVLLNYCHSLIALQLIIAYLISIGFMLLFFQYLHPLRSLFTHNVIDYLHCVCCHWHHRRRAENSEPSFDAETRQSVV comes from the exons ATGGACAGAGTTTATGAAATTCCTGAGGAGCCAAATGTAGATCCAGTTTCATCTCTGGAGGAAGATGTCATCCGTGGGGCCAATCCTCGATTTACCTTTCCATTTGGTATCCTGTTCTCCACCTTTTTGTACTGTGGGGAGGCTGCATCTACCTTATACATGGTTAGAATCTATCGAAAGAATAATGAAACCTTCTGGATGACATacaccttttccttctttatgtttTCATCCATTATGGTTCAGTTGACCCTCATTTTTGTCCACAGAGATCTGGCCAAAGATAAACCGCTATCATTATTTATGCATCTAATCCTCTTGGGACCTGTTATCAG ATGTTTGGAGGCCATGATTAAGTACCTCACACTGTGGAAGAAAGAGGGGCAGGAGGAGCCCTATGTCAGCCTCACCAGAAAGAAGATGCTAATAGATGGCCAGGAGGTGCTGATAGAATGGGAGGTGGGCCACTCCATCCGGACCCTTGCTATGCACCGCAATGCCTACAAACGTATGTCACAGATCCAAGCCTTCCTGGGCTCAGTGCCCCAGCTGACCTATCAGCTCTATGTGACTCTGATCTCTGCAGAGGTTCCCCTGGGTAGAG ctGTGCTAATGGTCTTTTCCCTGATGTCTGTCACCTATGGGGCTACTCTCTGCAATATGTTGGCTATCCAGATCAAGTATGATGACTACAAGATTCGCCTTGGGCCAGTAGAAGTCCTTTGCATCACCATCTGGAGGACATTGGAGATCACTTCCCGCCTCATGATTCTGGTGCTCTTCTCAGCCACCTTGAAGTTGAAGGCCGTGCCCTTCTTAGTGCTCAACTTCCTGGTCATCCTCTTTGAGCCTTGGGTTAAGTTCTGGAGGAGTGGTGCCCAGATGCCCaataatattgagaaaaattTTAGCCGTGTAGGCACTCTGGTGGTGCTGATTTCAGTCACCATCCTCTATGCTGGCATTAACTTCTCTTGCTGGTCAGCCCTGCAATTGAGGTTGGCAGACAGAGATCTTGTTGACAAAGGTCAGAACTGGGGACATATGGGCCTGCACTATAGTGTGAGGTTGGTAGAGAATGTGATCATGGTCttggtttttaagttttttggagTCAAAGTGTTACTGAATTACTGTCATTCCTTGATTGCCTTGCAGCTTATTATTGCTTATCTGATTTCCATTGGTTTCATGCTACTTTTCTTCCAGTACTTGCACCCATTGCGCTCACTCTTCACCCATAATGTAATAGACTACCTCCACTGTGTCTGTTGCCATTGGCACCATCGGCGAAGGGCTGAGAACTCAGAGCCAAGCTTTGATGCTGAAACAAGACAAAGTGTTGTCTGA
- the Xkrx gene encoding XK-related protein 2 isoform X2 yields the protein MHLILLGPVIRCLEAMIKYLTLWKKEGQEEPYVSLTRKKMLIDGQEVLIEWEVGHSIRTLAMHRNAYKRMSQIQAFLGSVPQLTYQLYVTLISAEVPLGRAVLMVFSLMSVTYGATLCNMLAIQIKYDDYKIRLGPVEVLCITIWRTLEITSRLMILVLFSATLKLKAVPFLVLNFLVILFEPWVKFWRSGAQMPNNIEKNFSRVGTLVVLISVTILYAGINFSCWSALQLRLADRDLVDKGQNWGHMGLHYSVRLVENVIMVLVFKFFGVKVLLNYCHSLIALQLIIAYLISIGFMLLFFQYLHPLRSLFTHNVIDYLHCVCCHWHHRRRAENSEPSFDAETRQSVV from the exons ATGCATCTAATCCTCTTGGGACCTGTTATCAG ATGTTTGGAGGCCATGATTAAGTACCTCACACTGTGGAAGAAAGAGGGGCAGGAGGAGCCCTATGTCAGCCTCACCAGAAAGAAGATGCTAATAGATGGCCAGGAGGTGCTGATAGAATGGGAGGTGGGCCACTCCATCCGGACCCTTGCTATGCACCGCAATGCCTACAAACGTATGTCACAGATCCAAGCCTTCCTGGGCTCAGTGCCCCAGCTGACCTATCAGCTCTATGTGACTCTGATCTCTGCAGAGGTTCCCCTGGGTAGAG ctGTGCTAATGGTCTTTTCCCTGATGTCTGTCACCTATGGGGCTACTCTCTGCAATATGTTGGCTATCCAGATCAAGTATGATGACTACAAGATTCGCCTTGGGCCAGTAGAAGTCCTTTGCATCACCATCTGGAGGACATTGGAGATCACTTCCCGCCTCATGATTCTGGTGCTCTTCTCAGCCACCTTGAAGTTGAAGGCCGTGCCCTTCTTAGTGCTCAACTTCCTGGTCATCCTCTTTGAGCCTTGGGTTAAGTTCTGGAGGAGTGGTGCCCAGATGCCCaataatattgagaaaaattTTAGCCGTGTAGGCACTCTGGTGGTGCTGATTTCAGTCACCATCCTCTATGCTGGCATTAACTTCTCTTGCTGGTCAGCCCTGCAATTGAGGTTGGCAGACAGAGATCTTGTTGACAAAGGTCAGAACTGGGGACATATGGGCCTGCACTATAGTGTGAGGTTGGTAGAGAATGTGATCATGGTCttggtttttaagttttttggagTCAAAGTGTTACTGAATTACTGTCATTCCTTGATTGCCTTGCAGCTTATTATTGCTTATCTGATTTCCATTGGTTTCATGCTACTTTTCTTCCAGTACTTGCACCCATTGCGCTCACTCTTCACCCATAATGTAATAGACTACCTCCACTGTGTCTGTTGCCATTGGCACCATCGGCGAAGGGCTGAGAACTCAGAGCCAAGCTTTGATGCTGAAACAAGACAAAGTGTTGTCTGA